The Oryzias latipes chromosome 1, ASM223467v1 genome contains a region encoding:
- the LOC105354861 gene encoding ecto-ADP-ribosyltransferase 5-like encodes MSVWAAFLLMFGASMVTAKVYPLDMADNSVDDMYEGCEDKMSEKVEKEFLENEKNKNKIFRAAWNEAEMTTSLTTILSRAEVVAIYVYTNALTKIYSDLNKEVRELGTEYKKRFNYHSLHFFLTSALKKLDKKKKGKCYTAYRRTTASFSQDVLNKEMRFGYFASSSQYPLESSQSKELEKDFGNKSCFVIETCFGADISPYSKFEKAEAEILIPPYEVFKVTNIETRAKKQELPCEVVYTLKSTEKPFSKYNCALF; translated from the exons ATGTCAGTCTGGGCTGCTTTTCTGCTGATGTTTGGAGCCTCCATGGTGACTGCAAAG GTTTATCCCTTGGACATGGCTGACAACTCTGTGGATGACATGTATGAGGGCTGTGAAgacaaaatgtctgaaaaagtggaaaaagagTTCCTGGAGaacgagaaaaacaaaaataagatatTTCGTGCTGCTTGGAATGAAGCAGAGATGACAACATCTTTGACAACAATTTTGAGTAGAGCTGAGGTTGTGGCCATTTATGTTTACACAAATGCTTTGACAAAAATTTACAGTGACTTAAATAAGGAAGTTAGAGAACTGGGAACTGAGTACAAGAAGAGATTTAATTATCACTCCCTGCACTTTTTTCTTACAAGCGCTTTaaaaaaacttgacaaaaagaaaaaaggaaaatgttacaCTGCCTACAGGAGAACTACTGCCTCCTTCAGTCAGGATGTTCTTAACAAGGAGATGCGCTTTGGTTATTTTGCTTCCTCCTCACAGTATCCTTTAGAGTCCAGCCAAAGCAAAGAATTGGAAaaagattttggaaacaaaagctgttttgtcATTGAAACGTGCTTTGGAGCTGATATCTCACCATATTCAAAGTTTGAAAAAGCAGAGGCAGAAATCTTGATTCCTCCTTACGAGGTGTTTAAAGTCACAAATATAGAGACAAGAGCAAAGAAGCAGGAGCTTCCATGTGAGGTTGTTTATACATTGAAGAGCACCGAGAAACCTTTTTCAAAGTACAATTGTGCACTATTCTAA
- the LOC101161465 gene encoding GPI-linked NAD(P)(+)--arginine ADP-ribosyltransferase 1 has translation MKLVKGAVSGIGILRKWAVFSMAALVLLLLLNDPFLILWWPQRPLEKTEVVVSPLDMATDSIDDMYAGCRPETAAVIDLFGVFEWNYNGNFSQAWAFAEKYANRPVHERLKEDHAIAMYMYTKLSHIREVFNKAVKTGKHMYNTHRFRFHYLYFFLTDAIQSLRHNQTSCRTTYLRTWKHFDQNVVHTQVRFGHFVWAASSSLSFELHGNVSCFEIYTCYGADITYYSGIKQQGQVLVPTYEVFKITKVSKREPWCSVVYKLESTRVPRADQNCKLGEERSETFLAAARTFWLGHSTVKVWICALLLVVCSMVLVRGKQTRFVAVVLGALLLLMVGVLLLS, from the exons ATGAAGCTTGTGAAAGGAGCTGTGTCTGGGATAGGCATCCTGAGAAAATGGGCAGTTTTTTCCATGGCAGCACTGGTGTTGCTTTTGTTATTGAACGACCCATTTCTGATACTCTGGTGGCCTCAGAGACCTCTCGAG AAAACAGAAGTGGTGGTTTCACCTCTGGATATGGCTACAGACTCCATCGACGACATGTATGCAGGCTGCAGACCTGAAACCGCCGCAGTGATTGACCTGTTTGGTGTGTTTGAGTGGAATTACAATGGAAACTTCAGCCAGGCCTGGGCTTTCGCTGAGAAATATGCAAATAGGCCTGTGCACGAGCGCTTAAAAGAAGACCACGCTATTGCGATGTATATGTACACGAAACTGTCACACATCCGGGAGGTTTTCAACAAAGCCGTGAAGACAGGGAAGCACATGTACAACACGCACAGGTTTAGATTCCACTACTTGTACTTTTTCCTGACTGACGCTATTCAGAGCCTGCGTCACAATCAGACGTCGTGCAGAACCACCTACCTCAGGACGTGGAAACACTTTGACCAAAATGTGGTCCACACACAGGTGCGTTTTGGTCATTTTGTCTGGGCAGCATCCAGCAGTCTGTCATTTGAACTTCATGGCAACGTGTCCTGCTTTGAGATCTACACGTGCTACGGAGCTGACATCACGTATTACTCCGGCATCAAGCAGCAGGGGCAGGTGCTCGTCCCCACCTATGAGGTCTTCAAAATCACTAAAGTTTCCAAGCGTGAGCCCTGGTGCAGCGTGGTCTACAAGCTGGAAAGCACCAGAGTACCAAGAGCCGACCAGAACTGCAAACTTGGAGAAGAGCgaagtgaaacatttttagCAGCTGCCAGAACATTCTGGCTCGGACACAGCACTGTGAAGGTGTGGATTTGTGCACTCCTGCTGGTGGTTTGCTCTATGGTTCTTGTCAGAGGAAAGCAGACACGTTTTGTCGCTGTTGTGCTGGGAGCTCTGCTTTTACTGATGGTTGGTGTGTTATTGTTGAGTTAG